A part of Capsicum annuum cultivar UCD-10X-F1 chromosome 6, UCD10Xv1.1, whole genome shotgun sequence genomic DNA contains:
- the LOC107876100 gene encoding inositol oxygenase 1, which translates to MTILIEQLPFDIQADETTVHGVNETELVVDGVFAAPETNAFGHNFRDYTAESARQEGVENFYKINHLNQTFDFVKKMRAKYAKLDKAEMSIWQCCELLNDVVDDSDPDLDEPQIQHLLQSAEAIRKDYPDEDWLHLTALIHDLGKVLLLPSFGELPQWAVVGDTFPVGCAFHDSIVHSKYFKENPDYNNPTYNSKFGIYSKGCGLHNVMMSWGHDDYMYMVAKENGTTLPSAGLFIIRYHSFYVLHKSGAYMELMNKEDKENLKWLHIFNKYDLYSKSKVQVNVEEVKPYYMSLVEKYFPAKLKW; encoded by the exons ATGACTATCCTCATTGAGCAGCTTCCCTTTG ATATCCAGGCTGACGAAACGACTGTCCACGGTGTGAATGAAACGGAATTGGTAGTGGATGGTGTATTTGCGGCGCCTGAAACAAATGCGTTTGGGCATAATTTTAG GGACTACACTGCTGAAAGTGCTAGGCAAGAAGGGGTAGAAAACTTTTACAAGATCAATCACCTAAATCAGACTTTTGACTTC GTTAAAAAGATGAGGGCTAAATATGCAAAATTGGACAAGGCTGAAATGAGCATCTGGCAATGCTGTGAACTACTGAATGATGTAGTTGATGACAGTGACCCTGACTTGGATGAACCCCAAATTCAGCATTTGTTGCAAAGTGCTGAAGCCATTAGGAAAGATTATCCTGATGAAGACTGGCTTCATTTGACTGCCCTTATTCATG atttGGGGAAAGTGCTTCTTCTTCCTAGCTTTGGAGAGCTGCCTCAATGGGCTGTTGTTGGTGACACATTCCCTGTTGGCTGTGCTTTCCATGACTCTATTGTTCACTCCAag TACTTCAAGGAAAACCCTGACTACAATAATCCAACTTACAACAGCAAATTTGGAATCTATTCTAAGGGTTGTGGACTACACAACGTCATGATGTCATGGGGTCACGATGACTATATGTACATG GTTGCAAAGGAAAATGGGACAACGTTGCCATCAGCTGGTCTTTTCATCATTAGATATCattcattttatg TCCTGCATAAATCTGGAGCTTATATGGAACTAATGAATAAGGAAGATAAAGAAAATCTCAAATGGCTTCATATTTTTAA CAAATATGACTTGTACAGCAAAAGCAAGGTTCAGGTTAACGTGGAAGAAGTTAAACCTTACTATATGTCTCTCGTTGAAAAG TATTTCCCAGCGAAGCTGAAATGGTGA